One genomic segment of Bacillales bacterium includes these proteins:
- a CDS encoding DUF4179 domain-containing protein, giving the protein RSVRHQGVTFTVKNVIADNSRMILFYTLDADHLDVVNLESVQLLDKNKDPLPASVGFDPDGKHKGKITASYGPSYQLQSAVYLKIRLTERSKTWTDTVKIPLDLAKIKDMKHVLPVNQTVHFGQQAVSVEKGIVYPTRIAVYVKFDPENSKRIFGFDQLQLVDGKGQVWSSMRDGVSASGISPTERILYFESNYFREPKALFLEGHNIRALDKDKLDLVVDLKHHQLLQKPDDRIALTDITETQKTITVKLALETDPSWDSHRSYNLFRSTYRDAAGRTYENMLRSGTASTDENAKQLITFTIKKEPFQGPLTFQLMDYPNHVEKAFRVRVK; this is encoded by the coding sequence CGCTCCGTGCGTCATCAAGGCGTAACTTTTACCGTAAAGAACGTCATCGCCGACAATTCCCGGATGATTTTATTTTACACATTGGATGCCGATCATTTGGACGTGGTAAATCTTGAATCGGTTCAGTTGCTCGATAAAAACAAGGATCCTTTGCCTGCATCTGTCGGATTTGATCCGGACGGGAAACATAAAGGTAAAATTACCGCCAGTTACGGTCCATCCTATCAATTGCAAAGCGCCGTCTATCTCAAAATTCGTTTAACCGAAAGGTCGAAGACGTGGACGGATACGGTTAAAATTCCGCTGGATCTGGCCAAAATCAAAGACATGAAACACGTGCTGCCGGTCAATCAGACGGTTCATTTCGGGCAACAAGCGGTGAGCGTTGAAAAGGGGATTGTTTACCCAACGAGAATCGCCGTTTATGTAAAATTTGATCCAGAAAACTCGAAACGAATCTTTGGTTTTGACCAGTTGCAATTGGTGGACGGAAAGGGTCAGGTTTGGTCTTCGATGCGGGACGGCGTTTCGGCTTCAGGGATCAGCCCAACTGAGCGAATTCTCTATTTCGAAAGCAATTACTTTAGAGAGCCGAAAGCATTATTTTTGGAAGGGCACAACATAAGGGCACTCGATAAGGATAAGTTAGATCTTGTCGTAGATTTAAAGCATCATCAATTGTTGCAAAAACCGGATGACCGCATCGCGTTGACGGATATTACCGAAACGCAAAAAACAATCACGGTTAAGCTGGCGCTTGAGACGGACCCCTCGTGGGATTCCCACCGGAGCTATAACTTGTTTCGTTCGACCTACCGTGATGCCGCCGGGAGAACGTATGAAAACATGCTGCGATCGGGAACGGCAAGCACTGATGAAAATGCCAAACAGTTGATCACATTCACAATAAAAAAAGAACCGTTCCAGGGACCGTTGACGTTTCAGCTTATGGATTATCCGAATCACGTGGAGAAGGCGTTTCGCGTGCGGGTCAAATAA
- a CDS encoding type II CAAX endopeptidase family protein, which yields MPKRYWWVLATYVLMQLSAFIGVPLLYAGGFDETQAQVLWSMFSFLTAFIVVLLLLLKDMKRAEWNRNRASAGQSFKWIVLGILLAFATQMAAGIIEQALGVRHASQNTKMITEIAKQMPIFIIVVAVIGPILEEVVFRKVIFGSLRRRYDFTIAALASSFLFGLAHLDFPYLLTYVAMGYVFAFLYEKTKRIVVPIAAHATMNTIVVLLQVVFSDRLEEYIQHLKETESLILFFF from the coding sequence TTGCCAAAGCGATACTGGTGGGTGCTCGCCACCTACGTCCTGATGCAGTTGTCAGCATTCATTGGCGTACCTTTGCTGTACGCCGGCGGATTCGACGAAACACAAGCCCAAGTCCTATGGAGCATGTTCAGTTTTCTTACCGCATTTATCGTCGTGCTTCTTCTATTATTGAAAGACATGAAACGAGCAGAATGGAACCGAAATCGCGCTTCGGCTGGCCAATCCTTTAAATGGATCGTGCTTGGCATCCTGCTGGCATTTGCCACACAAATGGCCGCAGGAATCATTGAGCAGGCACTCGGCGTTCGACACGCGTCGCAAAATACGAAAATGATCACCGAAATCGCCAAACAAATGCCGATTTTCATCATCGTCGTCGCCGTGATCGGACCCATCCTCGAAGAAGTCGTGTTCCGCAAAGTCATTTTCGGCAGCTTGCGCCGGCGTTATGATTTTACAATCGCCGCACTGGCCAGTTCTTTTTTGTTCGGCCTTGCTCATCTCGATTTTCCATATTTGCTGACCTACGTCGCCATGGGCTATGTTTTCGCGTTTCTCTACGAAAAGACGAAACGCATCGTCGTCCCGATTGCCGCTCATGCCACGATGAATACGATCGTTGTTCTTCTTCAAGTCGTCTTCTCCGACAGATTGGAAGAATACATTCAGCATTTGAAAGAAACGGAATCGCTCATTCTTTTTTTCTTTTAG